The sequence TGGAGGGTAGCaaacaaatttctgaaataaacCTACAGTAATTTTCCAGGaaactctgaaattttatttccaaatttaaaagaaaagctttTTGTATTTAATATCGCAAATATTGCATAGTCTCCGTGCCACACAACttcttccatttttctttaatttcaaagtacttgtttgtggaattaaaaaatgtttaaagattgaatgtagaaaaaatgaaatttgaccaaaaatgtcaattctcaAGAGCACTTTTAAGTCTGAAACAAGCTCGGACAATCTGGAGGATTGTCTCAAGTCAGCGCGCGCAATATCGCGACCGGCTGTGCCTCCATATATGGTGGGAGCGACGTCGGGAGAGGGCGTCGTGACGCTCTGGTATAAAGTCACGACTCCCCTAATCGTCAGCAGAAAGAGAAAACTTATCGAAAATGTCGTCTCCGTTCCTAATCTCGTGCAATAAAATTGTGCtcttcaataaaacaaaattagtgCAAATTTTGCTCAGTGTGAAAGTCATAGATCgtatcactcaaaaaaaaaagaagaaatgaaaaaatcaagtgttttagtctacaaatacaacaaaaattttattcagagtcCCCATGTCTGTTACATAAATATCTATTTATTACTTTCTCGGTTCGGTGATGATTGGCCTCTTGAAAGGTCTGTCTTTTCCTCCAAATCTCAATTGTCCAGATTCCTTCTTCCCACCAAAACCTCCacctagaataaaaaaaaatgattcccaCCTGTCATAATAGAtcaatttatgtataaaaaataatcataatccTTGTATACTATGTACGGTTCATTATTATGAAAGGATTTTCAATTGCAGAGCTTTTCAGGGAGGTTTTTTTGCTTCTAAAGTGGGAACAATGAATCAACTGAGTTGTCTATTTATAGCTCTTTCTCGTCGCacttttttttcattatgaaTAGAACTGACCTAGCCTTCTAGGCTTCCAGCCTTGCATCGATCTACCAAACTCAAAGTCAACAAAAATTGTATGGCCCTTTAAAGATGAACCGTGTAAACGCCGTACAACTTTTCTCGCTTCGTCCTCGGTTTCCATTTCCACAAAACCGTAACATTGCGAAATCCCGGTCACGATGTCTCTTACTACTGTAGCTGAAACAGCCTCTCCACACCTGGAAAAATACTGTAagagaaaacttattttaaaataaatgcaaaaaaaatatgcactaaaattgaatttctgcatgtttcctctcccctggccaaaAGTCCAGGCAAATTTGAGTACTTCATCggggttataaaataaaaaaagatatagtGCAATAGGTTTCAACAGCAGTGCTACGGGACATAGATGGACCAGCCTTACAAGGCAATAATAATAATCAGCATGACCGTTTtatttacatacaaaaatttccccatttgaattaataaaaactgagctgcaaaacatttgaagcaattttaagctagacatattaaaaattgaacgattacatttttgttatgaaCTGAGCACTTCTTAAAATAAAggtacattattttcattttaaatagattgaatatccttaaaattttatctcaaaaatctcaaaacaCCTGTATGCTATTATACATTTattctctttcaatttttttttcttaaatcctgataaactaaaaatatttccttgaaatattcCAGAATCATTCGTGACAATttctgaacactttttaaatattctcctaaaattcattttttaaaaataaaaacgcattaatttttctatgaatcttcagaaaatgttttttattctttttgaagcctttcataattttcaaaaagtttatttttttttaatctgcaaaaatctatattttattttaaattagaccaTGGACTACActcatcgaaattcaatatttattatacatccaACTTCAAccattttacttgtaaattaatttttttaaatgagacagtttaaattgtaacgttcaaaatttgaattttcgtttggttttaaatatttgatttataattactaattttaagtGAACGATGAAATATCTCTAAATATTgagcaattgttatttttcttaaataagaaattttacattttagactaaaacaatattttaaattaaataattttattcaattttaaatattataataaaccttgtgttatgaatatattattatgaagttattttaaaatcgaaaatagttTATTAAGTTTCAATCGGCCGTGAATATTTGTTTAACTGCTTAAACTTTCCAAttgaatcagtttaatttttatcgccaaattttggaaattcttaaatttggaacagACTCCgaattgttttgtaaaatcaattatttttcacttattaatCCTTAATatagatcaatttttgaaaacattataatttatattcacatttgatcaactaaaaagatttttttattttaaattttcgattttcaacgctacttatttttaatttttttaatcctttataactacattttgaaattcattaaatcatAAATGtacccttaaaaattaaaatccaaaatggaaaatatGTAAGTGAAAGATTGTAaacattgtaaactgaataacaTAATTAAGAAAGACAAAAACTCAactgattaaataaaaactgttgaaatcaaacttggagatttttttttctataaatttgtaaaattcccagtcaaaaaaattcaaggtcaTTTCCCGCTTTTGTAAAGTTTATTTAGAATCTTCAAGGTCAATCAAGTTTGCGCATTTTTAGCGCTAATTATAatgttttgcagttttttaagtaaaaattggtTTTAGAACATAAAACACTTCTTCCTACTGATAATTGGATGTTTcaatcaattctttaaacaatttattattgtttttagccatttttcttacaatataaataaaaagtcgcGGTTTCTTTCGAATTTTCCAAGTCGTATTTAACTGTTCAACAAGGACTAggtcataattaattaaatttaatagaaataattgttttaataatttattcaaattttctgcataattttaaatcatagcacttcaaagaatatttaccatttttcaagaactttaggTTAGTTTGGTGTGTTTCAAAATGTTAAGTAAAGTGatgaatttagttttaaattgaaaagctaaatttccaactaaaattagtCAACtaggataatttaattttcaactggaatagttgaattttaaacctaaaagatcaattttaaactgaaatgatgggATATTCAGATGAAATAGTaacatttgcagtttaaaaaaattgttatattttgaaaaaagtgactatttttcaactaaaacgatgaatctttaactagaatagttgaattttgaaccaaaaaggtgaatttttaataaaaaaatattaatttacgcaaaattgaatatttacatttttattaaaaaaccatcaattacaaacaaacaaaaaagttcaacaaaatagctaaatataGCAATATAAAGATTCTTTTACACATGAAGAATcagttttatattataatttaaaagaaaattaagcacGTCCTCGAAAAAAactccctgacatttccaggtatataaaaactCCCTGCCAGTTCCAGGTTTTCTAGGTAAGGTAgggtagaaatttaaaaatagcgtgagataaaaaaaaactaatcgcgcgcgtagcgcgcaagtttcttttttggtttgacataaaaaatttaaaatttcactcacGTCTAtcaaatcgttttttgttgtttgagGACCGAATCTTGCAACAAAAACTGTTCTCTC comes from Belonocnema kinseyi isolate 2016_QV_RU_SX_M_011 chromosome 5, B_treatae_v1, whole genome shotgun sequence and encodes:
- the LOC117172652 gene encoding U11/U12 small nuclear ribonucleoprotein 35 kDa protein-like, producing MDALKDWSPLTTCNYDPLKAGSIDCTDTEPHDKAISRAIEAHYEPPHGLKSKPERTVFVARFGPQTTKNDLIDYFSRCGEAVSATVVRDIVTGISQCYGFVEMETEDEARKVVRRLHGSSLKGHTIFVDFEFGRSMQGWKPRRLGGGFGGKKESGQLRFGGKDRPFKRPIITEPRK